A region of Granulibacter bethesdensis DNA encodes the following proteins:
- a CDS encoding fumarylacetoacetate hydrolase family protein, giving the protein MALWVRFARDGETGFGTLAEGVITAHTGTMFGEKAPSGEVVPLEAVHLLAPVTPRKFIGLWNNFHELAAKLGTSVPEQPLWFLKSPDSVVGPDAEIVPPESYQGKVLYEGELGIVIGQDIHNADEAAAEAAIFGYTAVNDVTALDILNADPSFPQWARAKSCDTFGPIGPAIATGLNWQEARIRVALNGRERQNYPASDMILSPARIVSLLSQEMTLCAGDVIACGTSVGVLPMRPGMVVEVTIDGIGTLRNTVAQKADAVAA; this is encoded by the coding sequence ATGGCTCTGTGGGTCCGTTTTGCGCGGGATGGAGAAACCGGTTTCGGAACGTTGGCGGAAGGGGTGATCACGGCCCATACCGGCACGATGTTCGGCGAGAAGGCACCCTCTGGCGAAGTCGTTCCGCTGGAGGCGGTGCATCTGCTGGCACCGGTCACGCCGCGCAAATTCATCGGGCTGTGGAACAATTTTCATGAGCTGGCGGCCAAACTCGGCACGTCTGTTCCCGAACAGCCGCTCTGGTTCCTGAAATCTCCGGACAGCGTGGTCGGCCCGGATGCGGAGATCGTGCCGCCTGAATCCTATCAGGGGAAAGTGCTCTACGAAGGCGAGCTGGGCATCGTGATCGGACAGGACATCCATAACGCGGATGAGGCAGCCGCCGAGGCCGCGATTTTCGGCTATACGGCGGTGAATGATGTGACGGCGCTGGATATTCTCAATGCCGATCCGTCTTTCCCGCAATGGGCGCGGGCCAAAAGCTGTGACACGTTCGGGCCGATCGGCCCTGCTATCGCTACCGGCCTGAACTGGCAGGAAGCCCGCATCCGCGTCGCCCTGAACGGGCGGGAGCGCCAGAACTACCCGGCCAGCGACATGATCCTGTCTCCGGCCCGGATCGTCAGCCTGCTGTCACAGGAAATGACGCTCTGTGCCGGGGATGTCATTGCCTGCGGCACCTCGGTGGGTGTGCTGCCGATGCGGCCTGGTATGGTGGTGGAGGTCACGATCGACGGGATCGGCACGCTGCGTAATACGGTCGCGCAAAAGGCCGATGCGGTCGCCGCCTGA
- a CDS encoding thioesterase family protein produces the protein MTQPDTSPSVCSPDEFHAWIEDAVRFGDTDAQGHVNNVTFARYAETGYVPFMREAGLLSDPGRMAVAARIEIDFRSEIFYPAVVRIGTALERVGRSSITLRQGLFVETLCVATVRLVLVLIDRNTRRPVGVDNALIARLRALSEGLSDQPTSLAASRAT, from the coding sequence ATGACTCAACCGGATACTTCCCCTTCGGTCTGCTCTCCTGATGAGTTTCATGCATGGATCGAGGACGCAGTTCGCTTTGGGGATACGGATGCGCAGGGTCACGTCAACAACGTGACCTTCGCCCGTTACGCCGAGACCGGCTATGTGCCGTTCATGCGGGAGGCCGGGTTGCTGAGCGATCCCGGCCGCATGGCGGTTGCAGCCCGGATCGAGATCGATTTCCGCTCCGAGATTTTCTATCCGGCTGTGGTGCGGATCGGCACTGCGCTGGAACGGGTCGGGCGCAGCAGCATCACGCTGCGGCAGGGTCTGTTTGTCGAGACGCTCTGTGTGGCCACAGTGCGGCTGGTTCTGGTGCTGATCGACCGGAACACGCGCCGCCCGGTGGGGGTGGATAACGCCCTCATCGCGCGGCTGAGGGCGTTATCCGAAGGTCTGTCCGATCAGCCGACGAGTTTGGCCGCCAGCCGGGCAACGTGA
- the wrbA gene encoding NAD(P)H:quinone oxidoreductase, with protein MAKVLVLYYSTYGHIETMAEAVAEGARAAGAEVDIRRVAELVPEEVARANHFKLDQAAPLAKTEELPNYDAIIVGAGTRFGRLPSQMAQFWDQTGGLWAKGALVGKLGASFTSTASQHGGQETTQFSLLTNLLHHGMVITGLPYSFQGQTKLDEVSGGTPYGASTLTGGDGSRQPSTNELDGARFLGDHVARLAAKLVG; from the coding sequence ATGGCCAAAGTTCTGGTTCTCTACTACTCCACCTACGGACATATCGAAACCATGGCGGAAGCCGTCGCTGAAGGGGCCCGCGCCGCCGGGGCCGAGGTCGATATCCGCCGTGTTGCCGAGCTGGTACCGGAAGAGGTCGCCCGCGCCAATCATTTCAAGCTCGATCAGGCTGCTCCGCTCGCCAAAACGGAGGAACTGCCGAATTATGACGCCATCATCGTCGGTGCAGGCACAAGGTTTGGTCGCCTGCCCTCCCAGATGGCTCAGTTCTGGGACCAGACCGGCGGTCTGTGGGCCAAAGGCGCCCTGGTCGGCAAGCTCGGTGCTTCATTCACTTCCACCGCCAGCCAGCATGGCGGGCAGGAGACCACACAGTTCTCCCTGCTGACCAATCTGCTTCATCACGGCATGGTAATTACCGGCCTGCCCTATTCCTTTCAGGGGCAGACCAAACTGGATGAAGTCTCCGGCGGCACGCCTTATGGCGCCTCCACCCTCACCGGCGGTGATGGGTCACGTCAGCCGAGCACCAATGAGCTGGATGGCGCGCGCTTCCTAGGCGATCACGTTGCCCGGCTGGCGGCCAAACTCGTCGGCTGA
- a CDS encoding LysR family transcriptional regulator, producing the protein MPFLPDLEGWAVFARVADSGSFAGAAEELGLSRATISKIIARLEGRIGAPLFNRTSRRLSLTEVGRASLERALSMLEQAQGLEENARSSSAAPRGLVRISAPVSFGLMHLKPLIPQLLAEHPGIDIDLRLDDAVVDLVAGGYDMAIRIAQMPDSGLRVRRIAQMQMKIVAAPSLLERGTPEHPRDLDMALCLGYGHGTMAGRWRLRHESTGEEASLLPEGRLRTNNGDVLLEAARSGQGFALAPDFLIWNDLMSGALVPVLTDWSLPLLDLNIVLPPSLLRPARIAAVASFLTGQLSKCCWIVRDKAA; encoded by the coding sequence ATGCCGTTTCTTCCTGATCTTGAAGGCTGGGCGGTCTTTGCCCGTGTGGCCGACAGCGGCTCTTTCGCCGGTGCGGCAGAGGAGCTGGGCCTGTCCAGAGCCACCATCTCCAAGATCATCGCCCGGCTGGAGGGGCGGATCGGCGCGCCGCTGTTCAACCGCACCTCCCGCCGCTTATCCCTGACAGAAGTCGGCCGAGCCTCTCTTGAGCGCGCCCTGAGCATGCTGGAGCAGGCACAGGGTCTGGAGGAAAACGCACGCTCTTCTTCTGCCGCGCCGCGTGGGCTGGTCAGGATTTCAGCGCCGGTCAGCTTCGGGCTGATGCATCTGAAGCCGCTGATTCCCCAGCTTCTGGCCGAGCATCCCGGGATTGATATCGATTTACGCCTGGATGATGCGGTCGTTGATCTGGTGGCAGGGGGCTATGACATGGCGATCCGTATCGCGCAGATGCCGGATTCCGGTCTGCGGGTACGCCGGATCGCCCAGATGCAGATGAAGATCGTTGCTGCGCCGTCCCTGCTGGAACGTGGTACTCCGGAGCATCCTCGTGATCTGGATATGGCGCTGTGTCTTGGCTACGGCCACGGCACCATGGCCGGGCGCTGGCGTCTGCGCCATGAAAGCACGGGTGAGGAAGCTTCGCTGTTGCCGGAGGGCCGCCTGCGCACCAATAATGGCGACGTCCTGCTGGAGGCGGCACGGAGCGGTCAGGGGTTTGCGCTGGCGCCTGATTTTCTGATCTGGAATGATCTGATGTCAGGCGCTCTGGTGCCGGTTCTGACGGACTGGTCCCTGCCATTGCTGGATCTGAATATCGTTCTGCCGCCTTCGCTGTTGCGCCCGGCCCGTATCGCGGCTGTAGCCAGTTTCCTGACAGGGCAATTATCGAAATGCTGCTGGATTGTTCGTGACAAGGCAGCCTGA
- the queG gene encoding tRNA epoxyqueuosine(34) reductase QueG — translation MALKTQEKAKQDIAAYARELGFASVGFSPATLTQTAQDGLTAFLEEGCHGTMGWMAERSDQRADPRALWPEAGTVIALGMSYAPEENPLANLDQPQIGNISVYARNRDYHDIIKGKLKQIAQRIVARHGGMVKVFVDTAPVMEKPLARQAGLGWQGKHSNLVSRQHGSWLLLGEIFTTLVLPHDDPHPDRCGTCHRCLDACPTGAFPAPYRLDATRCVSYYTIEFHGPVPEPFRRAMGNRIYGCDDCLAVCPWNRFAAQASEAKLKARPELVSPRLDQLVQLDDTDFRLLFSGSPVKRIGRDRFIRNVLYAIGNSGDPSLLPKVQALTDDTSDIVADAARWAAARLAEAKKPS, via the coding sequence TTGGCATTGAAGACGCAGGAAAAAGCGAAACAGGATATCGCTGCCTATGCGCGGGAACTGGGCTTTGCATCGGTCGGGTTTTCGCCTGCCACCCTGACTCAGACGGCGCAGGATGGTTTGACGGCGTTTCTGGAGGAGGGTTGTCACGGCACCATGGGTTGGATGGCGGAGCGCAGTGATCAGCGCGCCGATCCAAGGGCCCTGTGGCCGGAGGCCGGCACCGTGATCGCGTTGGGTATGTCTTATGCGCCGGAGGAAAATCCGCTAGCCAATCTGGATCAGCCTCAGATCGGCAATATCTCGGTTTATGCCAGAAACCGGGATTATCATGATATCATCAAGGGGAAATTGAAACAGATCGCACAGAGGATCGTTGCTCGACACGGGGGAATGGTGAAGGTTTTCGTCGATACGGCGCCGGTGATGGAAAAGCCGCTGGCGCGGCAGGCGGGGTTGGGCTGGCAGGGCAAGCACAGTAATCTTGTCTCCCGCCAGCACGGATCATGGTTACTGCTGGGCGAAATTTTCACCACGCTGGTTCTGCCGCATGATGATCCACATCCTGACCGCTGCGGCACCTGTCATCGCTGCCTTGATGCCTGCCCGACCGGCGCCTTTCCCGCGCCATACCGTCTGGATGCAACGCGATGCGTGTCATACTACACCATCGAATTCCATGGTCCGGTGCCGGAACCATTTCGGCGGGCTATGGGAAATCGTATTTATGGCTGTGATGATTGTCTGGCCGTATGTCCGTGGAACCGCTTCGCCGCACAGGCTTCGGAGGCGAAGTTAAAAGCCCGTCCGGAGCTGGTGTCGCCTCGACTTGATCAGCTTGTGCAACTGGATGATACGGATTTTCGCCTGTTGTTTTCTGGCTCGCCGGTGAAGCGCATCGGGCGGGATCGTTTTATCCGCAATGTACTATATGCGATTGGTAATAGCGGTGATCCGTCCCTGTTACCAAAGGTGCAGGCACTGACTGACGATACATCAGACATTGTTGCTGACGCGGCGCGCTGGGCTGCTGCCAGACTGGCAGAAGCCAAGAAGCCGTCATGA
- a CDS encoding ribbon-helix-helix domain-containing protein, with protein sequence MSLIKRSFSLSGHRTSVALEPEFWTMLTDIASGQSQTLAQLIAMVDASRNPDRPLASALRVLALEAALSMTGIKQAEQD encoded by the coding sequence ATGAGTCTGATCAAACGCAGCTTCTCCTTATCCGGTCATCGCACCAGCGTGGCGCTGGAGCCGGAATTCTGGACGATGCTGACGGATATTGCTTCCGGTCAGTCGCAGACATTGGCGCAGTTGATTGCCATGGTCGATGCCTCCCGCAATCCGGATCGTCCTTTGGCTTCGGCATTGCGGGTGCTGGCTTTGGAAGCAGCGCTGAGCATGACAGGTATCAAACAGGCAGAGCAGGACTGA
- a CDS encoding helix-turn-helix transcriptional regulator produces MKILSRDETADILHRYGIDKPYGTGFAFRDHARNTTYDWHTHPYHQLIYAASGAMRIETETGQHILPLGQAVWIPANIRHRTTIMDMDSASLYFSPDCVINGTERVRILHAHPLMREMILYATRWPVGASEHDPLARCFFQSLAMLCEEWLEAELPLFLPGARSTRMTRAMDYALASPGQATQAGAITAAALSERSFRRSFQRETGMNWQAWLTQARMLHAMSLLMEGQQVTMVAAECGYASLSAFAKAFAAVAGENPSVFRARQTQS; encoded by the coding sequence ATGAAGATCCTGAGCCGGGACGAAACAGCCGATATTCTCCACCGTTACGGTATCGACAAACCATACGGAACGGGTTTTGCGTTCCGGGACCATGCGCGCAACACCACCTATGACTGGCACACCCATCCGTATCACCAACTGATTTACGCTGCCTCCGGGGCCATGCGGATTGAAACCGAAACCGGGCAACATATTCTGCCGCTGGGGCAGGCGGTGTGGATACCGGCCAACATCCGTCATCGCACCACGATTATGGATATGGACAGTGCATCGCTCTATTTTTCACCGGACTGTGTGATCAACGGTACGGAAAGGGTCCGCATTCTCCATGCACATCCCCTGATGCGTGAAATGATCCTGTACGCCACGCGCTGGCCGGTCGGCGCATCAGAACATGATCCTCTGGCACGCTGTTTTTTCCAGTCTCTGGCAATGCTCTGCGAAGAATGGCTGGAGGCCGAATTGCCTCTGTTTCTGCCCGGTGCACGAAGCACGCGCATGACGCGCGCCATGGATTACGCGCTTGCCTCACCCGGACAGGCCACACAGGCCGGCGCGATAACCGCCGCCGCTTTGTCGGAACGCAGCTTCCGGCGCAGCTTTCAGCGTGAAACGGGTATGAACTGGCAGGCCTGGCTGACACAGGCACGCATGCTGCACGCCATGAGTCTGCTGATGGAAGGTCAACAAGTCACCATGGTGGCTGCCGAATGCGGCTATGCCTCGCTCAGTGCCTTTGCAAAAGCCTTCGCCGCTGTTGCAGGGGAAAACCCTTCCGTTTTCAGGGCACGCCAGACGCAATCATAA
- a CDS encoding class I SAM-dependent methyltransferase produces the protein MTPSDTAPDGPRQSHDHAVIAQFTRWAGTFAALPVHAEQSSMVRTLAACALTSASRVLDVACGPGILACAMAEQAQHVSGIDLTAAMIGEARRRQNAAGLRNLEWHVGHAGSLPFEDGSFDCVTTRYSLHHMTDPGRIVAEMKRVCREGGRVVVIDATPAPESQSAYDRMERIRDPSHTSALTLIQLREIGRQCGLIEQLIDGYRLEAKLEELADPEAMPALTEMFEADIRSGDDRLGVQAYRAVDGLRLFFPISIIAWQV, from the coding sequence ATGACCCCATCAGACACCGCCCCCGACGGGCCGCGGCAGAGTCATGATCATGCGGTGATCGCACAATTTACGCGATGGGCCGGGACTTTTGCGGCTTTACCTGTGCATGCGGAACAATCCTCCATGGTCCGCACGCTGGCCGCCTGTGCCCTGACCTCGGCTTCCCGTGTGCTGGATGTTGCCTGCGGTCCAGGCATTCTGGCATGCGCCATGGCGGAGCAGGCACAGCATGTATCCGGGATTGATCTGACCGCGGCGATGATCGGAGAGGCAAGGCGGAGGCAGAATGCAGCCGGTCTGCGCAATCTGGAATGGCATGTGGGCCATGCCGGATCACTGCCGTTTGAGGATGGGTCTTTCGACTGTGTGACCACGCGCTACAGCCTGCATCACATGACCGATCCGGGGCGCATCGTGGCGGAAATGAAGCGGGTCTGCCGTGAAGGTGGCCGGGTGGTGGTGATCGATGCAACCCCTGCACCAGAGAGTCAGAGCGCTTATGACAGGATGGAACGGATACGCGATCCATCTCATACCTCTGCTCTCACTCTGATCCAGTTGAGGGAGATCGGGCGGCAATGTGGGCTGATTGAACAGTTGATCGACGGCTACCGTCTGGAAGCGAAGCTGGAGGAGTTGGCCGATCCGGAGGCTATGCCCGCCCTGACGGAGATGTTCGAGGCCGATATCCGCTCCGGTGACGATCGTCTGGGTGTGCAGGCTTACCGTGCTGTCGATGGTCTGCGGCTGTTTTTCCCCATCTCAATCATCGCATGGCAGGTCTAA
- the thiM gene encoding hydroxyethylthiazole kinase: MTDQILSAAWLTERTIYLLTLLREKRPLVHNITNLVVTNTTANALLALGASPAMVEGVEEVDSFARMADSLVINLGTMSSPRAAAMRLAMAAARQAGKPVVLDPVAVGALRYRTELARDLLEAKPHIVRGNASEIIALAGDGSGGRGVDSLVSSTAALEAASILARRTGGAVAVTGATDYVTDGTRLIGIANGHPMMTRVTGLGCTATALIGAFAAVEPDPLMAACAGLCATGLAGELAAIRADGPGSLQVELLDALYALDSAILRDTARWVLP; this comes from the coding sequence ATGACAGACCAAATTTTATCCGCTGCATGGCTGACAGAGCGGACCATTTATCTGCTCACTCTTCTGAGAGAAAAACGACCGCTGGTGCACAACATCACTAATCTGGTGGTGACCAATACCACCGCCAACGCATTGCTGGCGCTGGGAGCCTCGCCCGCCATGGTGGAGGGGGTGGAGGAAGTGGACTCCTTTGCACGCATGGCCGACAGTCTGGTTATCAATCTCGGCACCATGTCCTCCCCCCGTGCCGCTGCCATGAGGCTGGCCATGGCGGCAGCCCGTCAGGCCGGAAAACCGGTGGTGCTCGATCCGGTGGCGGTCGGTGCCCTGCGCTATCGCACCGAACTGGCCCGTGATCTGCTGGAGGCAAAGCCGCATATTGTACGCGGCAATGCCTCGGAGATCATTGCCCTGGCTGGAGATGGCAGCGGCGGGCGCGGCGTAGACAGCCTCGTCTCCTCCACAGCGGCGCTGGAAGCGGCTTCCATACTCGCCCGCCGCACCGGCGGAGCGGTGGCCGTGACGGGAGCCACGGATTACGTGACCGATGGTACGCGCCTGATCGGCATCGCCAACGGCCACCCGATGATGACCCGCGTCACCGGCCTTGGCTGCACCGCCACCGCGCTGATCGGCGCTTTTGCGGCAGTGGAGCCAGACCCGCTGATGGCTGCCTGTGCCGGATTATGCGCCACCGGTCTGGCCGGAGAACTGGCCGCTATCCGCGCCGATGGTCCCGGATCGTTACAGGTGGAACTGCTGGATGCATTGTATGCGCTGGACAGCGCCATTCTGCGTGATACCGCACGCTGGGTTCTGCCCTGA
- a CDS encoding CsbD family protein translates to MGNRDIDAAVTDLKGKVKDAAGGLTGDTGLQAEGKLDQGISKAKQFAHDTADAVQEGVDHLRDKVNGAEEHARQHAETVTARLRELAETAWEKAADAGGKVYETSVRGGQKLGESLEQKPVLSVALAGVVGYLAAFMIHSPSSPLAPEPPPKRRWLF, encoded by the coding sequence ATGGGTAATCGTGATATAGACGCTGCAGTCACCGATCTGAAGGGTAAGGTGAAGGACGCTGCGGGCGGCTTGACCGGTGATACCGGGCTCCAGGCAGAAGGCAAGCTGGATCAGGGCATCAGCAAGGCAAAGCAGTTTGCTCACGATACCGCAGATGCGGTTCAGGAAGGTGTTGATCACCTGCGGGATAAAGTGAATGGCGCTGAAGAACATGCGCGTCAGCATGCAGAGACTGTGACCGCCCGGCTGCGTGAGCTTGCCGAGACGGCATGGGAAAAGGCCGCCGATGCGGGCGGCAAAGTCTATGAAACGAGTGTGCGCGGGGGGCAGAAGCTGGGGGAAAGCCTTGAGCAGAAGCCGGTTCTCTCTGTCGCGCTGGCCGGTGTGGTCGGGTATCTGGCGGCTTTCATGATCCATTCTCCCTCAAGCCCGCTGGCCCCGGAGCCTCCGCCGAAACGTCGCTGGCTGTTCTGA
- a CDS encoding AI-2E family transporter: protein MSDVTYSDGIPTLKISGSASDAHVAGGIRQAQALERIARILAWVAGTILAVAVLSLLSDVLLLLFAAILAACLLRGAANAAASRVGGTPGLWLSLILLLFIGIIAGAIWLRGPTLITEIEALSGRLNDQFSAVWDRLGSLDYAQQVVHRARAYLSSAGEKIAGLAAGAATSTLGGIGSLAVILIVAIYLAASPGIYVRGTLRCLPKSWRPRGAEVMHETAHALQWWFVGQVVDMVMIGVLTWIGLSLLGVKLAGTLALIAALCNFVPYVGAIAGAVPAVLVAFGEGPQTALYVGMMFAGVQALEGNVIAPIVQKSTVDLPPVLTILSQTVLGTIFGPVGLILATPIFAVGMVAVRMIYVESILGDRDGALLPPLEQTPDGQ from the coding sequence ATGTCTGATGTGACTTATTCTGACGGTATCCCAACCCTGAAAATTTCAGGCTCTGCCAGTGACGCTCATGTGGCGGGAGGAATACGGCAGGCCCAGGCACTGGAGCGTATTGCCCGTATTCTGGCATGGGTGGCGGGCACCATTCTCGCTGTTGCCGTGCTCAGCCTGCTCTCTGATGTGCTGCTGCTGCTGTTTGCGGCCATTCTGGCAGCCTGTCTGTTGCGTGGCGCGGCCAATGCTGCCGCAAGCCGGGTGGGAGGAACACCGGGGTTGTGGCTATCCCTGATCCTGTTGCTTTTCATCGGGATCATCGCCGGTGCCATATGGTTGCGCGGACCAACTCTGATCACGGAAATCGAAGCCCTGAGCGGCAGGCTGAATGATCAGTTCAGTGCAGTCTGGGACCGGCTTGGCTCGCTCGATTATGCGCAGCAGGTGGTGCACAGGGCACGTGCCTATCTGTCATCCGCAGGGGAGAAGATCGCCGGTCTCGCGGCGGGGGCGGCAACCAGTACGCTCGGTGGCATCGGCAGTCTGGCGGTCATCCTGATCGTCGCAATATATCTGGCCGCTTCGCCGGGCATCTACGTGCGTGGCACCTTGCGGTGTCTGCCAAAATCATGGCGGCCGCGTGGGGCTGAAGTGATGCATGAAACGGCCCATGCGCTGCAATGGTGGTTTGTCGGGCAGGTGGTCGATATGGTGATGATCGGCGTCCTGACCTGGATTGGACTGTCCCTTCTGGGAGTGAAACTGGCCGGTACGCTCGCCCTGATCGCGGCGCTGTGCAATTTCGTGCCGTATGTGGGTGCTATTGCGGGTGCCGTTCCTGCCGTGCTGGTTGCGTTCGGTGAGGGACCGCAAACGGCGCTTTATGTGGGGATGATGTTCGCAGGCGTGCAGGCGCTGGAGGGGAACGTGATTGCGCCGATCGTGCAGAAAAGCACGGTCGATTTGCCGCCGGTGCTGACGATCCTCTCCCAGACCGTACTGGGCACGATTTTCGGGCCGGTAGGCCTGATTCTGGCCACACCGATTTTTGCGGTCGGAATGGTCGCGGTGAGAATGATCTATGTCGAGAGCATTCTCGGTGACCGCGACGGCGCCCTGCTGCCTCCGCTTGAACAGACCCCGGACGGTCAGTAA
- a CDS encoding DUF6481 family protein, with amino-acid sequence MSAFKFNAFNDRREAAAKAKAAMLDRFKSAPSLDDPDIKQKLEEQRIAYEAREARLAERKRLKAEEAARIAAEKAAAEKARIEEERAHEAAKAAAAVEEKARALALLAEQKAERDRRYAARKARTGRK; translated from the coding sequence ATGAGCGCGTTTAAATTCAACGCCTTTAACGACCGACGTGAGGCTGCCGCGAAAGCAAAGGCAGCCATGCTGGACCGCTTCAAAAGTGCACCAAGCCTTGATGATCCCGACATCAAGCAGAAGCTGGAGGAACAGCGCATCGCCTATGAAGCGCGTGAGGCCCGTCTGGCCGAGCGCAAGCGCCTGAAAGCAGAAGAAGCTGCCCGGATTGCCGCGGAAAAAGCCGCTGCCGAAAAGGCCCGCATCGAGGAAGAGCGTGCGCATGAAGCCGCCAAGGCCGCGGCGGCTGTCGAGGAAAAAGCCCGTGCCCTGGCTCTGCTGGCAGAGCAGAAGGCCGAGCGGGACCGCCGCTATGCTGCGCGTAAGGCCCGGACCGGTCGCAAATAA
- a CDS encoding type II toxin-antitoxin system HigA family antitoxin: MDFKPIRDEADLQAARVEMHRLMNNNPEPGSREHEMLGVWAILTGHYLASQADPKSTDPITLIRNAMAERSIPPRLLSAITRLPEEELSAILRKDIPLQTSHIEALCPALDLPLEALLKAHADSVAKR; this comes from the coding sequence ATGGATTTCAAACCGATCCGCGATGAAGCCGATCTGCAAGCGGCGCGTGTGGAAATGCATCGCCTGATGAACAACAACCCGGAACCGGGTAGCCGTGAACATGAGATGCTGGGCGTCTGGGCCATCCTGACCGGGCACTACCTCGCTTCCCAGGCCGATCCCAAAAGCACGGATCCGATTACCCTGATCCGCAATGCCATGGCTGAACGCTCCATTCCGCCGCGCCTGTTATCCGCTATTACCCGACTGCCGGAAGAAGAGCTGAGCGCCATCCTGCGGAAGGATATTCCTCTTCAAACATCGCATATCGAGGCCCTTTGCCCCGCGCTTGATCTACCGCTGGAGGCGCTGCTGAAGGCGCATGCCGATTCGGTGGCGAAACGCTGA
- the hemA gene encoding 5-aminolevulinate synthase has protein sequence MHAFNDLCRRSLDDIKAQGRYRTFTPLVKQADKFPVYHREHEGRVQEVTVWSSNDYLAMGTSEITIQAAIAAAHEMGAGAGGTRNISGTNPLHDALEAELAALHGKQAALLFTSGYVSNQAALGTILNSLPDWHVFSDEKNHNSMIVGMRAAANAKRQIFRHNDMEHLEELLAAAPTGTPKLIAFESVYSMDGDIAPIGAICDLAQKYGAMTYLDEVHAVGMYGPTGGGVSERDDVAHRVDIIEGTLAKGFGVHGGYITGNTEIVDFLRSTAAGFIFTTALPPMVVAAALASIRHLRSDPTRRIQLFERADTLKRKLDEAQLPRMQSESHIVPVFVGDAALCRDISARLLDEFGIYATPINYPTVPKGAERLRLTATPKHTDEMIDRLVEALQIVLPPSECKSRLYRPQPAWTGAGG, from the coding sequence ATGCATGCTTTCAATGATCTCTGTCGCCGGTCGCTCGACGACATCAAGGCACAGGGCCGGTATCGCACGTTCACCCCTCTGGTAAAGCAGGCCGACAAATTCCCCGTCTACCACCGGGAACATGAAGGACGCGTGCAGGAAGTCACCGTCTGGTCGTCCAACGATTATCTGGCGATGGGCACGTCCGAGATCACCATTCAGGCCGCCATCGCCGCCGCGCATGAGATGGGCGCAGGCGCGGGCGGCACACGGAATATCAGCGGCACCAACCCCCTGCACGATGCGCTGGAAGCCGAACTGGCCGCCCTGCATGGCAAGCAAGCGGCACTGCTGTTCACCTCCGGCTATGTCTCCAATCAGGCAGCGCTGGGTACTATTCTGAACAGTCTGCCCGACTGGCATGTCTTCTCCGACGAGAAGAACCACAACTCCATGATTGTCGGCATGCGCGCCGCTGCCAATGCAAAGCGGCAGATCTTCCGCCATAACGACATGGAGCATCTGGAAGAATTGCTGGCCGCCGCCCCCACCGGAACGCCCAAGCTGATCGCCTTTGAGAGCGTCTATTCGATGGATGGCGACATCGCTCCGATCGGCGCGATCTGCGATCTGGCCCAGAAATACGGCGCCATGACCTATCTGGACGAAGTGCATGCCGTGGGGATGTACGGCCCGACCGGTGGTGGTGTGTCAGAACGGGATGATGTCGCTCATCGCGTGGACATCATCGAGGGCACGCTGGCCAAGGGCTTCGGCGTGCATGGCGGCTATATCACCGGCAACACAGAGATCGTCGATTTCCTGCGCTCGACTGCGGCCGGTTTCATCTTCACCACCGCTCTGCCACCCATGGTCGTGGCAGCCGCGCTGGCCAGCATCCGCCATCTGCGCAGCGATCCCACAAGGCGCATCCAGCTGTTCGAGCGGGCCGATACGCTCAAGCGCAAACTGGATGAGGCTCAGCTGCCCCGTATGCAGTCCGAAAGCCATATCGTTCCGGTTTTCGTAGGCGATGCCGCGCTGTGCCGTGACATCAGCGCACGCCTGCTGGATGAATTCGGGATCTATGCTACCCCGATCAACTACCCGACTGTGCCCAAAGGAGCTGAGCGGCTGCGCCTGACCGCAACACCAAAGCATACGGATGAGATGATCGACCGACTTGTGGAAGCACTTCAGATCGTCCTGCCGCCCAGTGAATGCAAGAGCAGACTCTATCGTCCTCAACCCGCCTGGACCGGTGCCGGCGGCTGA